The stretch of DNA CTCCTGCTAATACGGCAGATATAATGGCTCTGTACATGCTAAAGGAGGCGTAAGCGTGGGAGCAATACAAGTACGACAAGGTTATTGTAAGAGCTGCTATGCCTGTATCCGCGCCTGCGAAGTAAAGGCCACCTCTATACGCCGTGGCCAGGCTTCCATAATTGACGATGACTGCTTGTCTTGCGGCGAATGCCTCGCCCACTGTCCGCAGAAGGCTCGCGAAATTCGTAGCGACATAGAGGTTGTACGCAATTTGCTCAAAGGAGTCACGCCCTTGTGGGCCAGCCTTGCACCCGCAGCCGCGGTGGGCAAGTACACTCTGCTGGAATGGGAGACTAGGCTTATGCGGGCAGGTTTCGCCGGTGTCAGCCTTACGAGCTGGGGGGCAGTGCCAGTCGCCGCCGCCTACAACGAAGCCGCTCTACGCGAGGGCTGGGTGCTTACGACCGCCTGTCCTGCCGCGGTCAAACTTGTCTGCCGTTTTTTCCCTACGCTTACCTCGCATCTCGCCCCTGTGGCCTCGCCCATGCTCACCCATGCCGCCTGGCTTAAGGAGACCCATAAGGCCAAAGTGGTCTTCATTGGCCCTTGCGCCGCCAAAAAGACGGAGGCCCAAGGCAGTACGCACATGGCTGCAGCCCTCACTTTCGCTGAGGTGTTGCCTTTGTTGGCAGAGACTTCACCTGCAGTTGACCGCGAGCATGCCAGCCTCTCTTTTTCTGCGCAAGGGCTGATGCACTTTCCTGTACCGGCGGGGCTCGCGTCGGCAGTCGATGTTCCGGTGCTGGCAGTTGACGGCGTTAGCGATCTATGGGGTTTTTTGCGGCGCGTGGAAAGGGGAGAGACGACTCCGCGAGGCATTGTCGAGATGTCTGCCTGTCGCGGTTCCTGCCTAGGGGGGCCGGCCGCTTTTTGCCGCGACCTCACGCTCTCGGAGCGCCGCGCCATGCTGGTTACTTTGCCTGAGGGGCGAGTACATAGCGCCCTGCCCCTACGCAGACACTTCTTGCCCCAGCCAGTTTTGCGCAACACGCCTAGCGACGCCGCCGTGGCCGATGTGCTTAACCTCTTAGGTAAAGCAGACAAAGCGACAGAGTATAACTGCGGTGCTTGCGGCTACCATACTTGCCGTGACAAGGCCCTTGCGGTGGTAAATGGCCGTGCAGAGCTTGAGATGTGCCTTCCCTACATGCGTACTAAGGCGGAGTCTCTGGCCAATCTTATCCTCGCCTCTACACCGAATGCCGTCATCTTAGTGGACAGAGAACTGCATATTAGGGAGTGGAATGCCGCGGCGGAGCGCCTGTTTGGCATTCCGGAGGCACATGCGCTTCATAGAAATATCGCCGATTTTCTTCCCGCCGAAGACTATGCGGCTCTCTTTGCAAATTCTTTTTCTATACCGGGCAAAAAAATTAGCGTTATCCCGGGTGTAGTCACTCTTTTCACCGCCTCCTTGGTCAAGGGTGGTGAGTTAGCCATGGGCATCTATACAGACATCACCCGTCTTGAGGAGCAGGGTCAAGCCCTGCTTAAAGTGAGGCAAGAAACCATTGAGCGCGCGCAAGAAGTAATTAACAAGCAAATGCGCGTCGCGCAGGAGATAGCGAGCCTCTTAGGCGAGACCACGGCCGAGAGTAAAGTATTGCTCCTAAAACTGATGAAGGTAGTGCAGGGCGACGCCAAATGAGTCTCTACTTCGAGACCTTTTCGCGACAACTTCACAAGTGGGGTGAGGAGCTGTGTGGCGACCATGTCGAAATCGTCCGCACCCCCGAGAACATCATTATTACCCTCGCCGATGGTCTTGGTAGCGGGGTAAAAGCCAATATTCTCTCTACACTGACGACAAAAATAGCCGCCTCCATGCTTAAAGAAGGCGTGCACTTTGATGAAGTGATCTCC from Bacillota bacterium encodes:
- a CDS encoding PAS domain-containing protein: MGAIQVRQGYCKSCYACIRACEVKATSIRRGQASIIDDDCLSCGECLAHCPQKAREIRSDIEVVRNLLKGVTPLWASLAPAAAVGKYTLLEWETRLMRAGFAGVSLTSWGAVPVAAAYNEAALREGWVLTTACPAAVKLVCRFFPTLTSHLAPVASPMLTHAAWLKETHKAKVVFIGPCAAKKTEAQGSTHMAAALTFAEVLPLLAETSPAVDREHASLSFSAQGLMHFPVPAGLASAVDVPVLAVDGVSDLWGFLRRVERGETTPRGIVEMSACRGSCLGGPAAFCRDLTLSERRAMLVTLPEGRVHSALPLRRHFLPQPVLRNTPSDAAVADVLNLLGKADKATEYNCGACGYHTCRDKALAVVNGRAELEMCLPYMRTKAESLANLILASTPNAVILVDRELHIREWNAAAERLFGIPEAHALHRNIADFLPAEDYAALFANSFSIPGKKISVIPGVVTLFTASLVKGGELAMGIYTDITRLEEQGQALLKVRQETIERAQEVINKQMRVAQEIASLLGETTAESKVLLLKLMKVVQGDAK